A single Acropora palmata chromosome 5, jaAcrPala1.3, whole genome shotgun sequence DNA region contains:
- the LOC141881677 gene encoding ribosomal protein S6 kinase 2 alpha-like, producing the protein MLEEQSYDESVDWWALGVKLYRLLTGKFPFDAEDEIDLTLDILGAPLYIPEFLSSDAEDCLTKFLERMPQLRLGYQKGCFPSPMREPFFSDVEWRKIFNEELNPPFVPLLQSVDPFADESSLSNFNIPGNSYFPPID; encoded by the exons ATGCTTGAAGAGCAATCCTACGATGAGTCTGTGGATTGGTGGGCATTGGGAGTAAAGCTGTATCGTCTGCTCACTGGCAAG TTTCCTTTTGATGCTGAAGATGAGATCGATCTAACATTGGACATCTTAGGCGCCCCCTTGTATATCCCTGAGTTCTTGAGTTCTGATGCTGAGGATTGTCTTACAAAG tttttggaACGAATGCCGCAGTTAAGATTGGGGTACCAGAAAGGATGCTTCCCATCTCCCATGCGCGAACCTTTTTTCAGTGATGTCGAATGGAGAAAGATTTTCAACGAGGAACTTAATCCACCATTCGTACCTCTTCTCCAGAGTGTA gatCCATTCGCTGATGAGTCTTCCTTATCAAACTTCAATATCCCTGGCAATTCCTATTTCCCACCAATTGATTAA
- the LOC141881671 gene encoding uncharacterized protein LOC141881671 isoform X2, translating into MNLLEKLPSTVVSGNEVDDDEMVTQDKLIQLLGDTTEKDDLRIIKEIYTDKMGFKYQEFVTDLKESKRFSLKHSNPFLMNNHVSSRATKSSMEIADDQANFTANPRFSGVQRDHRQFSISYEALVWTVFLLLTTLCIVDHFVLKGDIVLERKRELPKRMWGTKIGETVANIVWAVTARLIIPSQNLMFYTMLWCFPNFLSEIAPKWIRINGIRDVHVRIHRFAGVFLVAIPTLAHVFTIFVPPLVDGTALNYYPPSMFNYSSSPDHLNWSTFWDPAAIPGWIYNDHNGVHLTSDEIYRFVNIIALFCIIFPLSRSQYVNRRSYSLAMALHVFAGIWYAADNIRKIFHGLSRVTNFPFLLLWCLDRLLSIWVYRHQRAKIERKEIIGNNEYLVVFIKLDKEVTHNVGDVYYTHHFMEKNVGLAPQRSHPFTTFSNLSNDRTWDIGLVISIMEDTKQLFLPWTSWLARKDDSSFTKMHTWGPYRSSVSSLYDDIAEELEGRTLPSHYVLFATGSGCGYLLDVLSFLAYRAKPHSQQERQSTKRSKIEIFYSVRCKAFFQYFRQQIEELLKQIKTKDIIDISLQFYVTNPDDQPLRNETEDTEIQLIHGRINFERALKSATKRSRCYFVGRPAIAEKIEEICLKKGIGLTKDYTNGQGEGQDRPLLLKYLKISFWVMLFIAAVCIVVGLVIDVRAIKGNLNALAPVTNNMSKASHKSGY; encoded by the exons ATGAACTTGCTTGAAAAGTTGCCATCAACGGTCGTAAGCGG AAATGAAGTTGACGACGATGAAATGGTCACCCAAGACAAATTAATTCAACTGCTTGGTGACACCACTGAAAAGGATGACTTAAGG ATCATCAAGGAAATCTACACAGATAAGATGGGATTCAAATACCAAGAGTTTGTGACAGACTTAAAG GAATCAAAACGCTTCAGCCTAAAACACTCGAATCCATTTCTAATGAATAACCACGTTTCATCCCGCGCAACCAAATCTTCAATGGAAATTGCTGACGACCAGGCAAATTTCACCGCAAATCCCCGTTTTTCAGGCGTGCAGCGCGATCATCGGCAGTTTTCCATCTCTTACGAAGCATTGGTTTGGACTGTGTTTCTGTTGTTGACTACCCTTTGCATAGTTGATCACTTTGTCCTCAAAGGCGACATAGTACTGGAACGAAAAAGAGAGCTTCCTAAGCGCATGTGGGGCACAAAAATTGGAGAAACCGTAGCTAACATCGTGTGGGCTGTCACAGCGCGCCTTATTATCCCCTCTCAGAATCTGATGTTTTATACAATGCTATGGTGTTTCCCAAACTTCCTCAGCGAGATTGCTCCAAAATGGATCAGGATAAATGGGATTCGTGATGTCCATGTCCGCATTCATAGATTCGCTGGCGTCTTTCTAGTCGCCATTCCGACCCTGGCTCACGTCTTCACGATCTTCGTCCCACCCCTGGTTGACGGGACGGCATTAAACTACTACCCGCCCAGCATGTTTAACTACAGCAGTTCTCCAGACCACTTGAATTGGTCAACGTTCTGGGATCCTGCTGCCATACCCGGCTGGATATATAACGACCACAACGGAGTTCACCTGACTTCAGACGAGATTTACCGCTTCGTAAACATTATTGCACTTTTCTGCATCATCTTTCCCCTGAGCAGATCACAGTATGTCAACCGAAGAAGCTACTCCTTGGCGATGGCCCTTCACGTGTTTGCTGGCATCTGGTATGCTGCTGACAACATCCGAAAGATATTTCATGGTCTGTCACGTGTGACCAATTTCCCATTCCTTCTGCTCTGGTGTTTGGATCGACTCCTCTCTATTTGGGTTTACAGACATCAGAGAGCTAAAATAGAACGTAAGGAAATTATTGGTAACAACGAGTACCTCGTGGTGTTCATAAAACTGGACAAAGAAGTGACCCATAACGTTGGCGACGTGTATTATACTCATCACTTTATGGAGAAGAACGTTGGACTTGCACCTCAGCGTTCACATCCCTTCACGACATTTTCGAATTTATCAAATGACCGCACGTGGGACATTGGCTTAGTGATTTCGATAATGGAAGacacaaaacaattattccttccTTGGACAAGCTGGTTGGCCCGCAAAGACGATAGCTCTTTCACCAAAATGCACACTTGGGGTCCTTACCGTTCGTCTGTTAGCTCACTTTATGATGACATCGCTGAAGAATTGGAAGGGAGAACACTCCCTTCTCACTACGTGTTATTTGCAACAGGATCTGGATGTGGCTACCTTTTAGACGTCTTAAGCTTTCTGGCCTACAGAGCCAAACCGCATTCTCAACAAGAACGCCAAAGTACAAAACGAAGTAAAATTGAGATATTTTACTCTGTCCGATGCAAGGCATTTTTCCAATACTTTCGCCAACAAATCGAAGAACTTTTGAAGCAGATAAAAACTAAGGATATCATTGACATCTCGCTCCAGTTTTACGTCACCAACCCAGATGACCAGCCATTGAGGAATGAGACCGAAGACACCGAAATACAACTCATCCACGGCAGAATAAACTTCGAACGAGCTCTGAAGTCTGCAACCAAACGCTCAAGGTGTTACTTTGTGGGAAGACCAGCAATTGCCGAAAAGATAGAAGAAATCTGCCTCAAAAAGGGGATTGGCTTGACCAAGGATTACACAAACGGACAAGGAGAGGGACAAGATCGACCTTTATTACTGAAATACCTGAAGATAAGTTTTTGGGTAATGCTTTTTATTGCTGCTGTTTGTATTGTGGTTGGTCTCGTAATTGATGTTAGAGCAATCAAAGGAAACCTGAATGCTTTGGCTCCCGTTACAAATAATATGAGCAAAGCATCACACAAGAGCGGTTACTAA
- the LOC141881671 gene encoding uncharacterized protein LOC141881671 isoform X1, protein MSRESGICLTDMSESEGRKIRVQVSTASSATEFDKIMKEVRAYVRAKGIMLEDKFLEWDCLRKGYVTESDFANVCKEVFREILNDEQIKEVQTRYYHPDIPHHCNWSQFMHDAEPEANAEPAYSQTSKDRVQTKDVLERVAQTLKQRVDIMNLLEKLPSTVVSGNEVDDDEMVTQDKLIQLLGDTTEKDDLRIIKEIYTDKMGFKYQEFVTDLKESKRFSLKHSNPFLMNNHVSSRATKSSMEIADDQANFTANPRFSGVQRDHRQFSISYEALVWTVFLLLTTLCIVDHFVLKGDIVLERKRELPKRMWGTKIGETVANIVWAVTARLIIPSQNLMFYTMLWCFPNFLSEIAPKWIRINGIRDVHVRIHRFAGVFLVAIPTLAHVFTIFVPPLVDGTALNYYPPSMFNYSSSPDHLNWSTFWDPAAIPGWIYNDHNGVHLTSDEIYRFVNIIALFCIIFPLSRSQYVNRRSYSLAMALHVFAGIWYAADNIRKIFHGLSRVTNFPFLLLWCLDRLLSIWVYRHQRAKIERKEIIGNNEYLVVFIKLDKEVTHNVGDVYYTHHFMEKNVGLAPQRSHPFTTFSNLSNDRTWDIGLVISIMEDTKQLFLPWTSWLARKDDSSFTKMHTWGPYRSSVSSLYDDIAEELEGRTLPSHYVLFATGSGCGYLLDVLSFLAYRAKPHSQQERQSTKRSKIEIFYSVRCKAFFQYFRQQIEELLKQIKTKDIIDISLQFYVTNPDDQPLRNETEDTEIQLIHGRINFERALKSATKRSRCYFVGRPAIAEKIEEICLKKGIGLTKDYTNGQGEGQDRPLLLKYLKISFWVMLFIAAVCIVVGLVIDVRAIKGNLNALAPVTNNMSKASHKSGY, encoded by the exons ATGTCTAGGGAAAGCG GCATTTGTCTCACAGACATGTCCGAAAGTGAAGG AAGGAAAATTCGCGTTCAGGTGTCAACAGCCAGCTCGGCAACAGAATTTGACAAGATCATGAAGGAAGTCAGAGCTTACGTTCGTGCTAAAGGCATTATG CTGGAGGACAAATTCCTCGAATGGGATTGCCTGCGGAAAGGATATGTCACCGAAAGTGACTTTGCAAACGTTTGTAAGGAAGTCTTTCGAGAGATCTTGAACGATGAGCAAATAAAAGAGGTTCAGACGCGATACTACCACCCAGATATCCCTCATCACTGTAACTGGTCGCAGTTTATGCACGATGCCGAACCGG AGGCAAATGCAGAACCTGCGTACAGTCAAACCTCCAAAGACCGAGTCCAGACGAAAGACGTGCTAGAGAGAGTTGCCCAGACCTTAAAGCAAAGAGTTGACATCATGAACTTGCTTGAAAAGTTGCCATCAACGGTCGTAAGCGG AAATGAAGTTGACGACGATGAAATGGTCACCCAAGACAAATTAATTCAACTGCTTGGTGACACCACTGAAAAGGATGACTTAAGG ATCATCAAGGAAATCTACACAGATAAGATGGGATTCAAATACCAAGAGTTTGTGACAGACTTAAAG GAATCAAAACGCTTCAGCCTAAAACACTCGAATCCATTTCTAATGAATAACCACGTTTCATCCCGCGCAACCAAATCTTCAATGGAAATTGCTGACGACCAGGCAAATTTCACCGCAAATCCCCGTTTTTCAGGCGTGCAGCGCGATCATCGGCAGTTTTCCATCTCTTACGAAGCATTGGTTTGGACTGTGTTTCTGTTGTTGACTACCCTTTGCATAGTTGATCACTTTGTCCTCAAAGGCGACATAGTACTGGAACGAAAAAGAGAGCTTCCTAAGCGCATGTGGGGCACAAAAATTGGAGAAACCGTAGCTAACATCGTGTGGGCTGTCACAGCGCGCCTTATTATCCCCTCTCAGAATCTGATGTTTTATACAATGCTATGGTGTTTCCCAAACTTCCTCAGCGAGATTGCTCCAAAATGGATCAGGATAAATGGGATTCGTGATGTCCATGTCCGCATTCATAGATTCGCTGGCGTCTTTCTAGTCGCCATTCCGACCCTGGCTCACGTCTTCACGATCTTCGTCCCACCCCTGGTTGACGGGACGGCATTAAACTACTACCCGCCCAGCATGTTTAACTACAGCAGTTCTCCAGACCACTTGAATTGGTCAACGTTCTGGGATCCTGCTGCCATACCCGGCTGGATATATAACGACCACAACGGAGTTCACCTGACTTCAGACGAGATTTACCGCTTCGTAAACATTATTGCACTTTTCTGCATCATCTTTCCCCTGAGCAGATCACAGTATGTCAACCGAAGAAGCTACTCCTTGGCGATGGCCCTTCACGTGTTTGCTGGCATCTGGTATGCTGCTGACAACATCCGAAAGATATTTCATGGTCTGTCACGTGTGACCAATTTCCCATTCCTTCTGCTCTGGTGTTTGGATCGACTCCTCTCTATTTGGGTTTACAGACATCAGAGAGCTAAAATAGAACGTAAGGAAATTATTGGTAACAACGAGTACCTCGTGGTGTTCATAAAACTGGACAAAGAAGTGACCCATAACGTTGGCGACGTGTATTATACTCATCACTTTATGGAGAAGAACGTTGGACTTGCACCTCAGCGTTCACATCCCTTCACGACATTTTCGAATTTATCAAATGACCGCACGTGGGACATTGGCTTAGTGATTTCGATAATGGAAGacacaaaacaattattccttccTTGGACAAGCTGGTTGGCCCGCAAAGACGATAGCTCTTTCACCAAAATGCACACTTGGGGTCCTTACCGTTCGTCTGTTAGCTCACTTTATGATGACATCGCTGAAGAATTGGAAGGGAGAACACTCCCTTCTCACTACGTGTTATTTGCAACAGGATCTGGATGTGGCTACCTTTTAGACGTCTTAAGCTTTCTGGCCTACAGAGCCAAACCGCATTCTCAACAAGAACGCCAAAGTACAAAACGAAGTAAAATTGAGATATTTTACTCTGTCCGATGCAAGGCATTTTTCCAATACTTTCGCCAACAAATCGAAGAACTTTTGAAGCAGATAAAAACTAAGGATATCATTGACATCTCGCTCCAGTTTTACGTCACCAACCCAGATGACCAGCCATTGAGGAATGAGACCGAAGACACCGAAATACAACTCATCCACGGCAGAATAAACTTCGAACGAGCTCTGAAGTCTGCAACCAAACGCTCAAGGTGTTACTTTGTGGGAAGACCAGCAATTGCCGAAAAGATAGAAGAAATCTGCCTCAAAAAGGGGATTGGCTTGACCAAGGATTACACAAACGGACAAGGAGAGGGACAAGATCGACCTTTATTACTGAAATACCTGAAGATAAGTTTTTGGGTAATGCTTTTTATTGCTGCTGTTTGTATTGTGGTTGGTCTCGTAATTGATGTTAGAGCAATCAAAGGAAACCTGAATGCTTTGGCTCCCGTTACAAATAATATGAGCAAAGCATCACACAAGAGCGGTTACTAA